In Myxocyprinus asiaticus isolate MX2 ecotype Aquarium Trade chromosome 32, UBuf_Myxa_2, whole genome shotgun sequence, one genomic interval encodes:
- the LOC127423168 gene encoding WD repeat domain phosphoinositide-interacting protein 1 isoform X1 has translation MIEPIQDARTEEEARRSGSPSDRKRSDGSPTFQRLLCASFNQDMTSLAVGCKDGYRLFSLSSVDRLDCIHQGVESPYVYIVERLFSSSLMVVVSRSTPFRMNIYHFKKGTEICNYSYSNNILSVKLNRKRLVVCLEEALYIHDIKDMKLLKSLLNTPPNPKGLCALSVNHSNSYLVYPGGSTAGEITLYDAMNLSMVTVISAHASPVAAISFNASGTHLASASEKGTVIRVFSIPDGVKLFEFRRGMKRYVSISSLSFSADEQFLCASSNTETVHIFRLVHHSPSKESSSWSAYMGKMFSAASTYLPSQVSDMMHQDRAFATVRLSVSGRKNVSGLAMIQKVLRLLVTSLDGHLYIYNVDPQEGGDCCLVKKHRLFESNDENPVVTELQDGSLSYAATVTTTNQDSPSSSSLTGYSEDGGAKKGELIPEYEFADGPVRLDDEQEFPPVSFQNT, from the exons ATGATCGAACCGATCCAGGACGCCCGAACCGAAGAGGAGGCGCGAAGATCCGGTTCCCCCTCCGACAGGAAAAGATCTGATGGATCTCCGACATTTCAGAGACTTCTCTGTGCTTCCTTCAACCAGGACATGAC GTCTTTGGCAGTTGGTTGTAAGGATGGTTACAGGCTTTTCTCTCTGTCCTCTGTTGACAGATTAGATTGTATTCATCAGGGGG TTGAAAGCCCTTATGTGTACATCGTGGAGCGGCTTTTCTCCAGCAGTCTGATGGTGGTTGTGAGCAGATCTACTCCATTCCGAATGAACATCTACCATTTTAAGAAGGGCACAGAGATCTGTAACTATAGCTACTCCAACAACATCCTGTCTGTCAAACTGAACCGAAAG AGACTTGTAGTGTGTTTGGAGGAGGCCCTGTATATCCATGACATCAAAGACATGAAGCTTCTGAAATCTCtcctcaacacaccaccaaaccCCAAAG GTCTCTGTGCACTCTCTGTCAATCATTCCAACTCATATCTGGTTTACCCTGGAGGTTCCACTGCTGGAGAAATTACTCTTTATGATGCCATGAATCTG AGTATGGTGACTGTGATCTCTGCCCATGCCAGCCCTGTGGCAGCCATCTCATTTAATGCTTCAGGAACCCATCTGGCCAGTGCTTCAGAAAAA GGCACTGTTATAAGAGTTTTCAGCATACCTGATGGAGTCAAACTGTTTGAATTCCGCAGAGGGATGAAAAG GTACGTTAGCATCAGTTCCTTGTCGTTCAGTGCCGATGAACAGTTTCTGTGCGCCTCCAGTAACACAGAGACTGTTCATATCTTCAGACTGGTGCATCACAGTCCCAG TAAGGAGTCTTCCTCCTGGTCTGCATATATGGGGAAGATGTTCTCTGCTGCCAGTACATACCTTCCCTCACAGGTGTCAGACATGATGCATCAGGACAGAGCATTTGCTACCGTTCGACTCAGTGTTTCAGGCCGAAAGAATGTATCAGGTCTCGCCAT GATCCAGAAGGTTCTGCGTCTTTTGGTGACCTCCTTAGATGGTCATCTCTACATCTACAATGTAGATCCCCAGGAAGGAGGCGACTGTTGTTTAGTAAAGAAGCACAG ACTGTTTGAGAGTAATGATGAGAATCCAGTGGTGACAGAGCTCCAGGATGGAAGCCTCTCATATGCAGCGACTGTCACAACCACAAACCAAGACTCTCCATCCTCCAGTTCACTCACAG GTTACTCTGAGGATGGAGGTGCAAAGAAAGGGGAGCTGATCCCAGAATATGAGTTTGCGGATGGACCCGTTCGTCTCGATGATGAACAGGAGTTTCCTCCAGTTAGCTTTCAGAACACCTGA
- the LOC127423168 gene encoding WD repeat domain phosphoinositide-interacting protein 1 isoform X2 — protein MVVVSRSTPFRMNIYHFKKGTEICNYSYSNNILSVKLNRKRLVVCLEEALYIHDIKDMKLLKSLLNTPPNPKGLCALSVNHSNSYLVYPGGSTAGEITLYDAMNLSMVTVISAHASPVAAISFNASGTHLASASEKGTVIRVFSIPDGVKLFEFRRGMKRYVSISSLSFSADEQFLCASSNTETVHIFRLVHHSPSKESSSWSAYMGKMFSAASTYLPSQVSDMMHQDRAFATVRLSVSGRKNVSGLAMIQKVLRLLVTSLDGHLYIYNVDPQEGGDCCLVKKHRLFESNDENPVVTELQDGSLSYAATVTTTNQDSPSSSSLTGYSEDGGAKKGELIPEYEFADGPVRLDDEQEFPPVSFQNT, from the exons ATGGTGGTTGTGAGCAGATCTACTCCATTCCGAATGAACATCTACCATTTTAAGAAGGGCACAGAGATCTGTAACTATAGCTACTCCAACAACATCCTGTCTGTCAAACTGAACCGAAAG AGACTTGTAGTGTGTTTGGAGGAGGCCCTGTATATCCATGACATCAAAGACATGAAGCTTCTGAAATCTCtcctcaacacaccaccaaaccCCAAAG GTCTCTGTGCACTCTCTGTCAATCATTCCAACTCATATCTGGTTTACCCTGGAGGTTCCACTGCTGGAGAAATTACTCTTTATGATGCCATGAATCTG AGTATGGTGACTGTGATCTCTGCCCATGCCAGCCCTGTGGCAGCCATCTCATTTAATGCTTCAGGAACCCATCTGGCCAGTGCTTCAGAAAAA GGCACTGTTATAAGAGTTTTCAGCATACCTGATGGAGTCAAACTGTTTGAATTCCGCAGAGGGATGAAAAG GTACGTTAGCATCAGTTCCTTGTCGTTCAGTGCCGATGAACAGTTTCTGTGCGCCTCCAGTAACACAGAGACTGTTCATATCTTCAGACTGGTGCATCACAGTCCCAG TAAGGAGTCTTCCTCCTGGTCTGCATATATGGGGAAGATGTTCTCTGCTGCCAGTACATACCTTCCCTCACAGGTGTCAGACATGATGCATCAGGACAGAGCATTTGCTACCGTTCGACTCAGTGTTTCAGGCCGAAAGAATGTATCAGGTCTCGCCAT GATCCAGAAGGTTCTGCGTCTTTTGGTGACCTCCTTAGATGGTCATCTCTACATCTACAATGTAGATCCCCAGGAAGGAGGCGACTGTTGTTTAGTAAAGAAGCACAG ACTGTTTGAGAGTAATGATGAGAATCCAGTGGTGACAGAGCTCCAGGATGGAAGCCTCTCATATGCAGCGACTGTCACAACCACAAACCAAGACTCTCCATCCTCCAGTTCACTCACAG GTTACTCTGAGGATGGAGGTGCAAAGAAAGGGGAGCTGATCCCAGAATATGAGTTTGCGGATGGACCCGTTCGTCTCGATGATGAACAGGAGTTTCCTCCAGTTAGCTTTCAGAACACCTGA